The genomic interval AGTGCATTCTGATCTTGTTAATGCATCCATAAATTACTATCTACATAGAAACTTCAAGCTTGACTTCagatgatttcatattttagTCAGACTGGGCTCTTGGGGAGGGAAATTGAAATTCTGACATCCTTAAAATTGTTATCTGTAGAAAAATGTTACGCCAAAGCctaaataatatatttttttggagAAAAAAGCCTAAATGATCAATTGATATACTGCTAATGGATATTTCAGTAATTGACTTTTCTTGAGAACCTATTGCTTTACTAGTTTTTCTTTCTCACAGTTGATCTACATGTTCCCCAATTAACACCATTCTTTAAATCTTCAATGTAACAAAATTTAGTTAACCTTTCTATCACTTATGTTTTTAAACTAGGACATTATGAGTTCACTAGATATTGCTTCCAGACTTGCAATTTTCTTCTTGAAATTCCATAGTTTGTACTGTTTTACTTCGTCTTTTGACTTGAAATAATCATTTTGCTaaattccatatatatatatatatcaattgtTTTATTTAATAGGTTTCGGACATATATAATTCTAATATTGGAATGTCAGTAAAAGTTATACTGGTGACTCGATATTATTTGTAACAGGTGGAGAAAGGAGCCGCTGTTTATTTAAGTGGTTTACGTGAAAAGTATTTTGGAGAGGTTTTTCTCAATGCATCTAATTGTCTTGGAGGTTCACTGTCGACTGCTACATCAAATACTGTTTTGAATGTATCATGGTTCAATTTCTATGGCCTAGTAGAAAGAAATGATTCAATGGCAGATGAATTAGGAAATAGCTGGACTACTGAAAGCATGTCTGGAAGCAAATTTAGACTACACACTGATTTCTATGAAGAAGGTCTGAACCATATTGCTAGATATGTAGTCTTTCGAGTCTCGAGCAAATGAAATATGGCTGGTATTTCGTTATGAGGGCATGTCTTTATCAAAGCTTATGTATACTGTTGAAGAAGACACAAATCCTGGTGAAGGGAGGGATGAAAAAGTGAAGCATGCGCAGATCTTGCGTCCATCAAAATGGTGGCATTGGTTAAAGACAACAAATGAAGGACAGGAGCAAATGTGCAGTCTTATATGGCAGCTGGTATGCTTTGATTTCCCTGAAACTGTTTCAGTAGGTAGATTATTGATATACGTTTTGCATCTTGTATAGACAGTTGCCTGGATTGGGGGCATGGCATATCATGAACTTATAATGGtttgacatgtataagatggATGGAAATTCTTTGTTGCATGCTAGTTTTGTGTATGGAGGGGTTGGCATTCTTTTTCCAGGTCAAAAGCTCATTGTTAATACCATTGAGCAATTGCTGGTAAGAACAAGCAAATGAAAGTAATGCTTAGATAATTCCCTCGTCATTCAGAGATGAATCTACTTCTATTTAGTTTACTAATCAAATACGGCTATATGCTGAGAGAAATTAGCATGAGAGAAATTAGCACTCACTTGTTGTTCCCTTACTCCCTCGCCTAAATTGGTGATTTGATTACCCAATTTTGCTTGTAATTACTcttgttttcaattttatttaaCTGCTGGCATTAGCTGTTGTTGTAATTTCAAAGTCTTGGTTGCACCAAATTCTGTCATTCTTATGGTTTTATGATGTGACCAATGCACTCATGACCTGAGTTCATTTTACTCAGTTGATGGCGTTGAAATCGTGCCACGATCGCAATGTTACCCACAGAGATATTAAACCTGGTGAGTGCATCAGTGATCAGTACAGTAATTATAAATAACATCACTGGTTATGTacaattacatatataaagCAAGTTACAAATAATATTTATCAGTACTAACGAAGGTCCTATTTTTTCGGAACCAGTAGTCTGgttttctttcactttcttCTGCTGGTTGTAATAACATATCAGATATACTAGTGAAGCATGCTTTCAGGACatattgataatttgataCTACTTGCATAGTTGCATAATCAACTgtgaatgttttttttttaattatagaAAGACGGGTATCTATAACTATCTAATGCATTGAAAACTTATGTTTTCTACTTTTCTATGTGGCATGGTTCTATGCTATGAAGAGCAAGACACCGGGAGATGTATGAAAGGAATTCCACATGGCAAAAATTATACCACCAAAATGTGAGTCTATCTTACATGTTTAGTATTTATATCTGTAATTTTTTTACTGTATATTGGTTCACATTTTGGTGTTATGACCTGCATTTTGCTTTACAAGGGTCATCATTTGATaagattttattttgatattggTAACATATGATCCGAGTTGTAGCACAGCTACATTGCGTTCTAAGATATCTTATATGGAATACTTTTTTTCATTAATAATCTTCGTATTTCCCCCTGCTATGACGATCCTggtataattatttttaatagaTGATATTTGGTCTTAAGCGATCATCTTATATGTTGGACTTTACATAATTGTGTTCAAACTCATTAAAGTGCATTGTGCATAACATATGTAGCATGAAAGTTAAAGATAAGTTGCCTCTGTAAGGTTCTTTAgtattgtatatatgtatcCTACTGTAACTTGTTCTCCGAGTTTCCACTGAATCAATTGATTAAACAAGCTACTTCAATATTGTAGTCAGGCCAACGGTATTAATGCATTTAAACTTACCTTGTCTGCCATTCATTTGTCATAATAAGAGTATTACTTGCCCTATGATTTTCATATGATTTGGTTATTGATGTCTTTGCGAAATCATTTAGGCGCATTATTGACGTTGGTAGTGCAATGGACCCGTTTAATTTGAAGCATTTGTATGGTTCCACAGGACCATCCAGGTATATCTTCTATTGTAGCTGCAATTGGTAGAATGTAAATAACTGTCTTGAATTTACATTCTATATTGATTATGGTGTTTCCCCAGAGCTGAACAGACGAATGAATATACTCCTCCTGAAGCATTACTTCATGCTAATTGGTATCAGAGGCCAACAAACACAACTTTGAAGtatgtttatatatactattaaCTCAGCTCTCGATCCACATTTGTGaaaaactgtttttatgacAATGCTTTTAAACTTAGCTCTTCATCCACGtaagtttatatataattactttTCTCGACAGGTATGATATGTGGAATGTCGGTGTTGTGATCTTAGGATCACCAAATGTTTTTGAGATCTCTGGTTACACACGTGCTCTTTTAGATCAGCATCTTGAAGGAGGGAATGAGGGCTTAAAGGAGCTAGCATACAAGTGAGTATCGTTATCAAGAATTCCGTAACAATGGTTTCTGAGTATAATGCTTAACTTGTAGATGTACCTTTTTGGTGACAGACTGAGATCACTGATGGAGCTGTGTATACTAATACCTGGTAGTTTCTTACAGCATCACCACACAGACCGAGTAAGTTTGCCTTATTTCATTATTGTGAGTATAATATTTCTAAAAATCAATGCTTTAGGGGATAAGTTTTGCACAGGCGTGAAGGTAAACATCTTTTTCAGGTCTGCAAACAAGTTTGGAAAACCactttttaaatgaaaatttcTTACAAACATAGAATATATAGAGAACCTATAAAAAGATGATGGTTAATATATTAGAATTATACAGAGTTGCATATAATAGGGATCTGTCTTTTTTGTTTCCATAACCATTATATGGGATCTGGGCGAGAAGTTTGATCTTTTCCTAAACCAAATAAAACTGGCAATATTTTGGAGAAAAGTTATACCTAGTGTTGAGCTTTCACTTCTTTTTGAGTCTTTCTCTCACTTCTGGTTGATACCTATATAATGGATTTCACTTTTGAACTTTTGAGATTAGGCTGGAGCATCACCAGCTTCCTGGAAATGCTCAAAAGAATTTTTCTCCAAGCAAATAAAGAGTAAGGATCCTCTTAAGTTGGGGTTAGTAAATCATTATATTAGTTGTTTTATCTTACAGTGTCTCATCTAAATTCCATGTTCATTAACTTCTAAGTCCATGTAAATGTACTGTAGATTTCCAAATGCTTGGGCTTTGCGGCTGGTGCGCCAGCTTTTACTCTGGGAGCCTGTGAGTGCCTGTtaacatttattttttgtcCCTAAAAATTTAGACACTACGTAAGAATCTCATATGGCACTAATTATTTTAGAAAGTTTAATACgattgaaaattttcattataggaagaaagatcGAGTGTGGATGATGCTTTGCGGCATCCATATTTCCAGCATCCTTCTCCCACAGATTGAGTTAATGGGAAGTAGTATTACCAATTTTAGAGGTACAGTCTTTAAGACTGATCCTAGATTTCTCTATAGGATTTCCAGTTTTTATAACCACACAATGTTTTACTTATTTGCGTTACTGGATATGAAGGTTTTTTGGTTCGAAGCTTTCCTTGGTGGGACGTAGAATCTGGAGGTGCCCGGATTTTTCAGCTTCATAATTTTTTGGGACGTAGAATCTGCGGGCGCCCGGAGTTTTCAGCTTTATcatctttaggatcttttaccgTACATACCTAGGACTTGTGAAGCTAACCTCACTGAAAGTGTAAATGTGTGACTGGTTCTCGAATTGCATAATAAAAGTAATCATTAGTCTGAAACGAATTTACGTTCCTTACATTGAGAAAACAATGCTACATCTTCTGAACATGGGTAACTTACCGATTGAATAAATTATATAGCCAATAGCATAGATTACAAAACTTTGACCTGTAAAAAGAGGTGTTTACACGTATACTTGTCTGATAGTATACACGGTGGTGATACAATTTTGAACTAGTTTCATCTAATGATTTTCAAGTTCTCTGTTCATGGCTCATGGCTGTTTACACGGCTGTGAAGCTCCAGCATCTCTTGATGGTTTGGGTCAACAGAGAGAGCAGCTCGACAGTCTCGCAGCGCACCCATGACATCCCCAATGTGTTCATGGAATGCAGCCCTCAAATGCAGAAGGTGAAGGTCAGCTTTGAACGCAATGGCCTTTGATAGTTCTGCAATTGcctctttttctttgtgaCTATCCATCAACACTGAggcatcaacaacaacaacaaaataaaggCTCAATTTCAGTACCATTTGAAGGAAAAGAATTAGAAAAACTTATGGATAGTTGACAAAAGAATGAAGACCAAACCTGCAGCTCTGTATCTGTAAGGGTACACCCGAAGTGGATCTAATCGGGTGACCATCTCCAGATCTGTCTTTGTTAGTTCACGATCACAGTATTCAGATCTTTTCTCATAGGCAGATGCATTATTCCGGGCTTTCTCAATCAATCTGGTCATTTCTTCATAGGCACCGGCCCTGTCGTTTTTGAGAAAATGAACCCTAGCAAGGCCCTGGTGAGCTCGGGTGTGCCTTATCTTAAGAGCATTAATGTAGCAATCAGCTGCCAAATCCAACTTCCCACAGTCCACATAAACACTTCCGAGGTTGTTTAGAGCCTGGCAAACGAAAAGTGAAGGATATAGGTCAGAATATGGTAAGAAGCCTAAAAAGAAGAACAGCTCTTTTAAAATCTTTGACAAAGTGACAATTCCTTCAGTTTTAGCAATCAATAATTGGATTTGCACgaaaaatatttataattaCCAGCAGCTCACACAAGTTAGTACTCTAGCAAATGTAGTATGAAATTTTGCTGAACTTCAGTCACTACATGTATAAGCAAAACAATCAGAGTTCCAGGGCTGCAAGACCATACCTGGCCTTTCCGCAACCTATCTGAGGGGCATTTCAAGGCATCTTCTAGGAGAGAAATGACAGTTGAGGAACAGGACGGATCTTCGCTAGAGTCAGCCAGTGCATATGCTTTCAAGAAAAAGGCCtcaaaagatcttttgattttgatagaTTCCTCTGCTTTACGGAGCCCTTCCTCACAGTGACCTGTGTCATATAAGATCCATCCCTCATACactaatttttcatgttcGCTGGATGCATGTTGACGAGCTAATTGTAAACTCCGCATTGCAGCTTCAGGACAGTTCAACCTGATCAAGTAGAGGCATGAGGTTTCTACTGATATTATCATCTACATAAATGCTACTTATATCACAAAGAAAGCAGGATTTCAAAATTAgggaaaaataatttataatttggaagtaattttggtttatgcacACATTTGGATTCTCAAATTGAGCATGGAACAGCTGGCAGGACTTTGGATCCAGAAAGAACAAGACGAATCTAAAATATCAGGAAgtctttttatttctccatTGACACACATTTGGGATTCTccaatatatattgtttaaGAAAGCACACAAATTTTACAGAATAAATAACAGAAAAAAATGACCCAGAGGTTCAAAACATACCTGAGGAGAAGCAAAGACTGTCTGAAATAGAGTACACCTTTTGCCACATCAGATTCAAGCATCTGGTAAATAACAGAGAGGGACCCAATATCATCAACTGAAGACCACCGATCATACAATTGCAACCAACAATCTGCTGTTGTCCAATTTTCAATATGCTCACGGACAAGTGTACGAAGTTGGGATGCTGCAACCTTTCCCTCCAACATCCTATAATCTGGGCAGAGAGTTAGAATTGCTTGAACGTCGCAGATGGCTGATTTATAATCCTCAAGAGCAAGGTAGAAACAAAAACGGAGCTCTAAGCAATCCAATGCAAGTTTGAATCCAAGAACCCGATTAATTTCTACAAGTGCAGCTTCAGAGTTGTTTTTTCTCATTAGTGTAGCTGCACGATACATGTAAGGATACGTAAGAGTTGGGTCCAATTCAGTTGCTTTCTCAAGGTCTTCCCATTTCTTGTTATCTTCACAGTATAATGACCTCTCCTGGTACATCCATCCAAGAGGAATAACAGAGTTGATCACAGAGCTCAGCTTTTCGTAGGACCAAACTTTGTGGCCTTTGATATGATCCAGTCTAGCTAAACCCGCAACTGAATAAATATGGCCTGCAGTTAAAGCTTCCTCAAAGAGACGCTTTGCTTCAACGTACTCTTTTCTCAAGAGCCTCAAACATCCCAACTGATGCGATGCCAGCAGTCTTTGCCTATCATTCTCAGAAAATTCTACCAACCGTTCCAGAAAACAAGCGGTTATATCTGACTCAGGATCCAGGTTCATAGCAACTTCACTCAATAAACAGTACAGTGAAAATGAGCCTGGTCCAACCATGATTGATCTCTGCTCTCTATCAGCATGCTTGAACAGCTCCACCACCCGCTTGTCATTCAAACAATTAGGAAGATCATCCAAGAAAACTTGTAAACATGATGCAGCAAGGACACGACAGTTCTCTTCAAGTGCAAACTCCATGAGTTCCACTGCATCATCTCTGGAAGATACCAAGGAAGCAAGTTTCCTATCACAAGCATCTTTGAGCTTTTCGCAACAGAATTTATTAGCAAAAGCTAAAATTTCCAACAAAAGATGTGGAGGGACTTCTCGCAAATTGCCTGTTTTACTGAACTCGTTGATTTCATTCATACCGGATGCTGAGATATTGTTTTTTGACAAATCTATGTCCTCGCTAAGTGATTCCGAGAAGCACCCATTAAGCATGGCATCAAATGGAGCCGAAAGGCTGGATATTTTCTGCCTATCGCAAACTATTTTCTCATCCTCAATTCTAAAACTGACTTGTCTTGTCATCTTGTTCCCACCCATTGAAATAGTCTCATTGGCACTAGGCTCACTTCCATCAACAGGAAGCTGAGCTAAAACATCTACCGGCCCAAACTCTTGTGCACATTTTCCACAAGAGGAAAGCAAGTCGGAAATATGTTCTTCCCCTTGCTTCTCATACTTCAACCAAGCTGCAAATACAAGCTTCTCATGAACACTGTTGGCTTTCTGCCAAGCTGCACGGAGGCTTCTCCGCATCAGCTTGACTTCTCCAAGGCCTCTAAAGACCTGGAACTGTAATAAATAAAGATTTGACTTCTCCTGTGGAGGACACAACTCAAGTTCTTCATGAATTTGAGCCAAAACCTCCACATAATCAACCGGCTTATAGAATGGGAGTATAGGCGGCTCAGGCACCTTTATAAGAGATTCTCTACAACAAGTCCAACACCCCCAAAAAAACCCCCCCAACAGAAAACGAAAATCAATATGCTGAATTGGGCAACACAAACATTGATTCACACTAAAAAAGCAACTCAAAAAAGACAAAACAACTTAcatagaagaagatgaaggaaACGAGGAGGagtttgagtttgatgaaAGCTTGGAAAGCTTCCCTCTTTCGACTTGGAGCCAAGACTGGGGATTGAGAGCATTGAGCTGCGACTCTTTACAAGACTCGGAGGGAAAGAAGGTCCTCATAGGGCATAAGACCCTAAGCAATTCCCAGATCTCCAAAACGGCCAGATGGGTTTATCTCCTCCAGGTCTCAAATCACCCAGAAAAGCTCCAAGTGATCCAAAACCACTCAGCTGATAAATCATTCACAaaaattcagaaaaaaaaatcacaaacacaGCCAAAACATCATCAATGTCCCAGAAACAGAAATATCACAAGTCCCTAAGATCTCTACCAGAAACAAGGACTCACATTAGAGCCCACAGAACCCAATCCCCTCATAAAATGCCAAATCACCATAACCAAACAAAATGACTGAATGAGAGAGAAACATAGAAACAGGGAGATAAGAGAGATAAATACCCACTTCACTTTAACGCACCAATTTGCAGGAGGACCCGTTACAagctcagagagagagagagagagagagagagagagagagggaccAAAACTGAAGCGGAATCCGAACGAAAAATGCTCACTTTAACTTCGCCCCTGTTTGCAAAAACATAAAGTTTCACTCTTTGTTCCCACTTTTGCTCTTCAAAAACTAAATCTTGGTGctaaaaatgagaaatttacGACTGAAGTTGGACTTTTTATGAGGAAAACGACACCACTTGGGTTTTGGAGAGGGGGAGCCTCAAAATCTAAAAAACAATATATTGATTTGGCTGGATTGTCTGCTTTACattacaacaaaataattcAGCATCACTAATTGTTACAATGGGGTCCTTTGgaatttattttattcaaTTAAATCGCACTGAAAACAAATTAAGAATGTGGATCATAGTTTTAGGCCAGTCTGTCTAATTTGGAGAATAATGCAAGGAAATTATCAAATGGGTTCCCAAATGtggaatcatatatatatatagttgacaAAACGCATAATCAAATGCAGTTCAATATTTTTTCTTACCTTAAATTTTGCACTTCCCTGTTTCAATGAGGTTAAACTAGTTCTGGTAATGAGGTAAAACTAGTTAAGGTTAAAAGTGAGAACTTAGAAGACATGCGTTACAAACAAAGACCATCTCTTTCCCGGTGAAACGATCCACCCTGCACATGCCTGACACTGTTCCAGCAAATGCCGATGTTTTCGCATTTGAATTCTAGGAAAACGAAACATGATGGAATGACCACAGAGGAGGCCCTGACAGAGTGACAGATGAGTCCTTTACAATCGTCGTCGTCGATCGTCGTCCGTTTGTTGTGGGACAAGGAGAATGAGATTGGGAGTCGGAGACTAGACCTGGAAAAGACCTCGGACCTTTACTTCTATACGTCGCTTTAAACATGAGCGTGACCCAAGTTTGAATTCATATGCTTGGCActtttaaatttcaaaacGTTGCAGTAGTTCAGCAGCTGTAGATAAAACAATTAAACAAATGATACTACTTGTATATCAATTTGACGGGAAGAAGTACTGAAATTTAACGTAAATGTGCCTAAATCGTAGAGTTGTTGAAAGGTGAGGATGATTTGCATGTTTTAATTTAGATAGCCAATCCCATTTTTGATTTGAAATGACCAAGAGATCAGTAACTCTATTACATCAGTAAGATGGCATGGGTCCCGAAAGGTCTGTGGTTTGGTCTGCTAGCTTCTTAGACCTTGGCTTAGCAACAAGTTGGTGGCGTACAAAACTTGCTGTGAGAATTGGAAAAAGATGTACAACTATAATTAACGAGTAAGATCCTAAAACTTATAAGATGTACAAATGATCTATAACTCAATTCCGTAAATACGCTGATACTCTTCTAACCCCATAACACCTATTAgtcttaaattaattatattcaaTAAGCAATTAGTTCTAGTAAATTAGTAATGATCTAACTACTCAAATAATATGAGTTCTTGTTCATATACACTAATAATTACTAATTACCAGCACGTACACCAACGGGGGCTCTGTTTGTGGGCAAGAAGTGTtactgtcacgaccccaaaattttgagtatgaaacttaaattttgtagtcatgaaaaactctaaaacaatctcaataaaatcgaaataattttaaggtcacagcggatcattactgagttcaatAAACAACTCAGTCcaatcgattattacaaactaaatttataattcgacattatatcaaatgaaaatgtaaaaatcctcacaaaatcctcacataaatccacacaaatcctcacctcAAGATAGGATaaaaacaacttcgagtccttAGAGTGgtccgtcgatttccgctaatccacacatgcggaattatcccctacaccatcgaatatgtgcaccgggattgtaaatacaaacccggtaagctttgcagctcgtatgagtaaaacaacaaatacaactcgcataaaaatatatacgaaatccacaaaacatcaattataaatgcactcatgactcattagacgtCCCAtttggttgtctaataatgtgaaaatacaTATGCTCATGAAaagttgggcaacccctctgtttacccagatgcatttataatacaggtactcatgagcgctggtatacctctgttacccctcatataATACGTCGCCGACATTGGAtaaccatctgttacccaatatcaaaaatatgggtactcataagccgataacccatatgttacctcttatgcagtaccccggcagacagactagagctctaactgtatcgtaactttcccCCGGCCAAAAGCTatgttccgacatgccaacacgtccgaagacagaaaaacatgtccgaagacataaacacgtccgaagacaaaaacacgtctgaagacaacaacacgtccgaaaacataaacacgtccgaagacaaaaacgttttaacaactccatgtta from Argentina anserina chromosome 2, drPotAnse1.1, whole genome shotgun sequence carries:
- the LOC126784133 gene encoding LOW QUALITY PROTEIN: probable inactive protein kinase At3g63330 (The sequence of the model RefSeq protein was modified relative to this genomic sequence to represent the inferred CDS: inserted 3 bases in 2 codons; substituted 3 bases at 3 genomic stop codons), with protein sequence MAVLAVFIYLRTFMNKRSMCALQTVDDHENYVYDLPQALPEPLDQHFGGPLSFYHNQNFCMYLGISADNAREKCINGFAXFLSLLESIPFDDAGSNNGSFENSVADERYVLKKRFGRGSYGEVWLAFSWNCDQGXNATDPNNISIAXFHVGLHNENLFILKRIMVEKGAAVYLSGLREKYFGEVFLNASNXRNDSMADELGNSWTTESMSGSKFRLHTDFYEEGLNHIARYVXSFESRANEIWLVFRYEGMSLSKLMYTVEEDTNPGEGRDEKVKHAQILRPSKWWHWLKTTNEGQEQMCSLIWQLLMALKSCHDRNVTHRDIKPGDMVLCYEEQDTGRCMKGIPHGKNYTTKMRIIDVGSAMDPFNLKHLYGSTGPSRAEQTNEYTPPEALLHANWYQRPTNTTLKYDMWNVGVVILGSPNVFEISGYTRALLDQHLEGGNEGLKELAYKLRSLMELCILIPGSFLQHHHTDRAGASPASWKCSKEFFSKQIKSKDPLKLGFPNAWALRLVRQLLLWEPEERSSVDDALRHPYFQHPSPTD
- the LOC126783255 gene encoding ETO1-like protein 1; amino-acid sequence: MRTFFPSESCKESQLNALNPQSWLQVERGKLSKLSSNSNSSSFPSSSSIESLIKVPEPPILPFYKPVDYVEVLAQIHEELELCPPQEKSNLYLLQFQVFRGLGEVKLMRRSLRAAWQKANSVHEKLVFAAWLKYEKQGEEHISDLLSSCGKCAQEFGPVDVLAQLPVDGSEPSANETISMGGNKMTRQVSFRIEDEKIVCDRQKISSLSAPFDAMLNGCFSESLSEDIDLSKNNISASGMNEINEFSKTGNLREVPPHLLLEILAFANKFCCEKLKDACDRKLASLVSSRDDAVELMEFALEENCRVLAASCLQVFLDDLPNCLNDKRVVELFKHADREQRSIMVGPGSFSLYCLLSEVAMNLDPESDITACFLERLVEFSENDRQRLLASHQLGCLRLLRKEYVEAKRLFEEALTAGHIYSVAGLARLDHIKGHKVWSYEKLSSVINSVIPLGWMYQERSLYCEDNKKWEDLEKATELDPTLTYPYMYRAATLMRKNNSEAALVEINRVLGFKLALDCLELRFCFYLALEDYKSAICDVQAILTLCPDYRMLEGKVAASQLRTLVREHIENWTTADCWLQLYDRWSSVDDIGSLSVIYQMLESDVAKGVLYFRQSLLLLRLNCPEAAMRSLQLARQHASSEHEKLVYEGWILYDTGHCEEGLRKAEESIKIKRSFEAFFLKAYALADSSEDPSCSSTVISLLEDALKCPSDRLRKGQALNNLGSVYVDCGKLDLAADCYINALKIRHTRAHQGLARVHFLKNDRAGAYEEMTRLIEKARNNASAYEKRSEYCDRELTKTDLEMVTRLDPLRVYPYRYRAAVLMDSHKEKEAIAELSKAIAFKADLHLLHLRAAFHEHIGDVMGALRDCRAALSVDPNHQEMLELHSRVNSHEP